CTGGGCTACTTTTGACCAGCACGTCACCACCATGCATCTCGACGAAGCTCTTTACCAGTACCAGGCCAAGACCGGTACCTTCGTATTCCCTGTTAGTAGCAGGATCAAGTTGTCTGAATGGTTTGAACAGTTCCTTTTGCTGATCTTCAGATATCCCGATACCTGTATCCTTCACGCTGACTGAAAGCTCATCGGGACTGCATTCAGCTAAAATCCAGACACTGCCACCTGCGGGAGTGAACTTTATTGCATTGCTGAGCAGGTTGTACAGAGCCTGTCTGATCTTCAGCTTATCACCATATACGTCACAATCCGGAATATCATCTTCAATGAGAAGACTAATGTCTTTGTTAGCTGCAAGAGGTTCCATGTTCTGCATCAGTTCATCGAGCAGTTCGCTCATTAAAAAAAACTCCGGACTGAGGTCCATTTTACCGGCCTCTATCTTTGAGATATCAAGAATGTCGTTTATGATATTGAGCAGATGCCTTCCACTCCGGTTGATATTGGAAACGTATTTATTCTGTTTGGGGTTCAGTTTTCCGAAAATTTCCTCATCCAGCATATCAGAAAAGCCGATTATGGAGTTTAAGGGAGTTCGCAGTTCATGGCTCATATTGGCAAGGAACTGGCTCTTTGTCTGATTGGCGGATTCGGCCACCATTTTTGCTTCAACAAGGGCAACTTCGGCTTTCTTGCTTTCGGTAATATCAAATATGATACCCTGAAGTGAGATAGCGTTCCCTCTGGAATCACGCATTATAACTGTCCTTTCATCTACCCAGCATATCTCCCCGGACTTTGTCAATATCCTGTACTCCTGCTGTATTTCGTTCTTATTTCCTTTAAGCTCGTGGTTCAACCTGCTCAATACACGTTCACGGTCTTCGGGGTGGACAATTTCCAGATACCACATGTGGCCGCTTACTATCTCTTTCGGGGAATAGCCAATATTTCTGATACCCCCGGAGATCAGTTCCACAGGCCACTCGTCGGTTAAACTGGATTTGAATACTATTACAGGACTGCTGTCTACAACCTTTTTCATCTCCTTCATGAACACGGTGGATCTTTCCAGTGCTTCCAGTATATCGTTCAAGCCTTCTGGAATCTTCCTGAAATCAATTTCCACATCAGTATCTGCCCTGCTATCCAGTTTACCTTCCAGAGCTTCATGGGAGATATTCTGGAAATCTCCCACGATCCTGTTAATCGGATGTGTTACGGACCTTGCTACAATAAACGCCACAGCACCCATAAAAATGGTTGACAGAACAGATATTGCTACAAGTTGTCCTTGTAATTCATTTACCCCGGCAAACATCTCTTCTTCGGGGACCACGAGAACAAAGGAAGAAGCACCTGAACTTATAGGTTCATAGAACATAACGACCTTCCTGCCGGTGCTGGGATCAACAGTCCTGACATGCCCGTCCCT
The window above is part of the Methanolobus zinderi genome. Proteins encoded here:
- a CDS encoding ATP-binding protein, translated to MKWKDVELETKLLFLITAGTVIVMLVATMGITSTVKDQHTELAYRQSMITAENYANRFDTDMHTSMVLARTISSTMKQYEGSNRSEVNNMLRQILLDNPELLGTYVCYEPDAFDGMDAEYAFTEGHDGTGRFIPYWNKLNGPVRMDPLLYYQTYDYYQLPKYYGTDIVTEPDFYEGIMLVSFVSPIIDNGTFQGIGGVDLSLDHIDSTVSNVTIFDSGYAFMVSSAGILMSHPTEKGWIGIRNLHDFKDPAFREMADDIKNGRDGHVRTVDPSTGRKVVMFYEPISSGASSFVLVVPEEEMFAGVNELQGQLVAISVLSTIFMGAVAFIVARSVTHPINRIVGDFQNISHEALEGKLDSRADTDVEIDFRKIPEGLNDILEALERSTVFMKEMKKVVDSSPVIVFKSSLTDEWPVELISGGIRNIGYSPKEIVSGHMWYLEIVHPEDRERVLSRLNHELKGNKNEIQQEYRILTKSGEICWVDERTVIMRDSRGNAISLQGIIFDITESKKAEVALVEAKMVAESANQTKSQFLANMSHELRTPLNSIIGFSDMLDEEIFGKLNPKQNKYVSNINRSGRHLLNIINDILDISKIEAGKMDLSPEFFLMSELLDELMQNMEPLAANKDISLLIEDDIPDCDVYGDKLKIRQALYNLLSNAIKFTPAGGSVWILAECSPDELSVSVKDTGIGISEDQQKELFKPFRQLDPATNREYEGTGLGLVLVKSFVEMHGGDVLVKSSPEKGSTFTMVIPKKPDI